A region of the Vigna unguiculata cultivar IT97K-499-35 chromosome 9, ASM411807v1, whole genome shotgun sequence genome:
tattaaaatacttttaaacacacgtgtatatatatatatatatatatatatatatatatatattttttttttttttttaatccaactTATGAAATGGCATGACTCGATGGATGGTGGGTATGTTGAGATAAGGTAAGCCCAATATCTTTTCGCGGGccttaataacattaatatatgtTGAGAAActcattcatttttaatattgtttttcataaaaaaagaaaaaagttgttAACATATTCAGCTTCCCCTTCACTGCCAGTGCGAAACCCTAACCTAGCTCTGTCGCGGTAGCTGTCTCCCTTCCCAAACTCTGTTCCAAGCATGGCGAACCAGGACTACGAAGAGCGCCAACAAACGCAGGAGCTCGGGTACGACCCGAACTTCGTTCCGGACTCTGTGAAATCGTTCGTGGTTCACCTGTACCGTCACATCCGCGAGAAGAACGTGTACGAGATCCACCAGATGTACGAGAGCTCGTTCCAGACCCTGTCGGAGCGGCTCTTCAAGGACACGCCGTGGCCCTCCGTGGACGCCGTGGCGCATTACGTGGACAACGACCACGTTTTTTGCCTCCTCTACCGCGAGATGTGGTTCCGTCACCTCTACGCGCGCCTCACGCCCACGCTCCGCCAGCGCATCGATTCCTGGGACAATTACTGCAGCCTTTTCCAGGTGGTCCTCCACGGCGTCGTAAACATGCAGCTCCCCAACCAGTGGCTGTGGGACATGGTCGACGAGTTCGTCTACCAGTTCCAGAGCTTCTGCCAATACCGTGCCAAGATGAAGAACAAGACCGAACAGGAGATCGCGCTATTGCGCCAGTTCGACCAGGCCTGGAATGTGTATGGGGTTTTGAACTTCCTTCAGGCGCTGGTGGAGAAGAGTACCATTATTCAGATTCTGGAGCAGGAGAAGGAGGGGCTCGAGCAGTTTACTGCCACGGATGGGTATGATTACAATGGGGGGAGTAATGTGTTGAAGGTTCTGGGGTATTTTAGTATGGTGGGGTTGCTTAGGGTTCATTGCTTGCTGGGGGATTATCATACTGGGATCAAGTGCTTGCTCCCTATTGATATTAGTCAGCAAGGGGTTTATACCAGTGTTATTGGGAGTCACATCACCACCATTTATCACTATGGTTTTGCCAATCTCATGCTCCGCAGGTAATAAATACTTTTGTTTTGTGACTATTGATATTGTTATGTTCTTTAACCACATGGAGTTCCCGAACTGAGAGCTTGACAATGTTCTTTAGATTTGTTTTGGTGCTTGAACAATGCTTGTTGATTTGCCATTTGTGATCAAAGACAGTGAGTGTCTCTTGTCTTTGCTTGTGAAAGACAATGAATGGACTTTGCCATCTAAAGATTCTAATCCATTTGTGGCACCTTTGCCATGTATGCATTACCTATCGTTTGAATTGCCTTCTTTTGCTATTGTAGATTGATAGTGTTGGTGTTTGACTTCATTAATCTCTctgttattttgaattattaatttcattttttaattttctagttATTTGTGGATCATacaatttaaattgattaattaaattaaaactttcgTTTGCTATCACTTAATGTAAGTATATTGGTTTTTTGTTCATATAACAAATGTCGATGATCGGTTTCCGAACCCAATGTGAATCATTCAATTCATGATCTTACAACATGTGTCGTTTGGACTTTGTCTTTTTGTC
Encoded here:
- the LOC114163934 gene encoding eukaryotic translation initiation factor 3 subunit L; this encodes MANQDYEERQQTQELGYDPNFVPDSVKSFVVHLYRHIREKNVYEIHQMYESSFQTLSERLFKDTPWPSVDAVAHYVDNDHVFCLLYREMWFRHLYARLTPTLRQRIDSWDNYCSLFQVVLHGVVNMQLPNQWLWDMVDEFVYQFQSFCQYRAKMKNKTEQEIALLRQFDQAWNVYGVLNFLQALVEKSTIIQILEQEKEGLEQFTATDGYDYNGGSNVLKVLGYFSMVGLLRVHCLLGDYHTGIKCLLPIDISQQGVYTSVIGSHITTIYHYGFANLMLRRYVEAIREFNKILLYIFKTKQYHQKSPQYEQILKKNEQMYALLAICLSLCPQTRLVDETVNSQLREKYGEKMARMQRYDDEAFAIYDELFSYACPKFITPSAPSFEEPLVNYNQDAYRLQLKLFLYEAKQQQLLSGVRTFLKVYSTISLAKLASYMEVDEPTLRTILMTYKHKTHAVDSDGKITSNADVDFYIDEDTIHVVESKPAKRYGDYFLRQIVKLEGVINEMDGIKLD